The Daphnia carinata strain CSIRO-1 chromosome 2, CSIRO_AGI_Dcar_HiC_V3, whole genome shotgun sequence genome has a segment encoding these proteins:
- the LOC130686753 gene encoding carnosine N-methyltransferase-like, translated as MGNNGPADDVEEKEHFQRIVNAFRYYRSFSLQRLAASETYVSTLPQQHQKLLTSYRSHLEDIRTCVEHNYEIIKLITADVATLFENVKHDAGQVKSKVHPTMSDMEKVQSTLKQIVRDWSKDGEQERAACYDPIIEEIEQKFPPSERALEQVQILVPGAGLGRLAFEIAKRGYSCQGNEFSLFMLFASNFVLNKCQGVETFRVYPWTQQFVNTLSAADVTRGSSFPDLDPSSLPRHAQFSMAAGDFLEVYTEANTWDCIATCFFIDCANNIVSFIETIYKILKNGGVWINLGPLLYHYSDIPGENSIEPTYEMVREIVQGLGFIIEKERTGVKTTYSQNVRSMLKYEYESVFFVCRKP; from the exons ATGGGGAATAACGGGCCTGCTGATGAtgtcgaagaaaaagaacattttcagAGGATCGTCAATGCCTTTCGTTACTACAG gtctTTCTCGTTACAACGTCTTGCTGCCTCAGAAACGTATGTCTCTACACTCCCCCAGCAACACCAAAAGTTACTGACAAGTTATCGTTCTCATTTGGAAGACATTCGGACTTGTGTCGAGCACAACTATGAAATTATTAAGCTCATCACAGCTGATGTAGCCACCTTGTTTGAAAATGTGAAACATGATGCTGGCCAA GTCAAGTCTAAAGTTCATCCCACCATGAGCGATATGGAGAAGGTCCAATCAACATTGAAACAGATTGTCAGGGATTGGAGCAAGGATGGTGAACAAGAAAGAGCTGCATGTTATGACCCTAtcattgaagaaattgaaCAGAAATTCCCACCTAGCGAGAG GGCCCTAGAGCAAGTACAAATTCTAGTTCCCGGAGCGGGGCTTGGCCGGCTAGCGTTCGAGATAGCTAAACGAGGTTACAGCTGTCAAGGCAACGAGTTCAGCCTCTTCATGCTTTTTGCGTCAAACTTCGTCCTAAACAA ATGTCAGGGGGTCGAGACGTTTCGTGTTTACCCGTGGACGCAACAGTTCGTCAATACCTTATCAGCTGCTGATGTAACTAGAGGGTCTTCCTTCCCTGATCTTGATCCATCGTCACTACCACGCCACGCTCAGTTTTCTATGGCTGCTGGCGATTTTCTCGAA GTTTATACTGAAGCTAATACTTGGGACTGCATTGCTACATGTTTCTTCATAGACTGCGCGAATAATATCGTTAGTTTCATCGAAACCATTtacaaaatattgaagaatG GTGGCGTTTGGATCAATTTGGGTCCATTACTCTATCATTATTCAGACATTCCGGGCGAGAACTCAATCGAGCCCACCTACGAAATGGTCAGAGAAATCGTGCAAGGCCTTGGCTTTATCATTGAG AAGGAACGAACGGGAGTTAAGACCACTTATTCTCAAAACGTCCGTTCCATGCTCAAATATGAATACGAGAGCGTCTTTTTCGTCTGCCGGAAGCCTtga